A region of Anticarsia gemmatalis isolate Benzon Research Colony breed Stoneville strain chromosome 18, ilAntGemm2 primary, whole genome shotgun sequence DNA encodes the following proteins:
- the LOC142980762 gene encoding uncharacterized protein LOC142980762, with the protein MGDLNTNLLSPSSLRSCKLLDIIESASLHVLPLNATHHNTEGDDTWLDLMITSAPTLVSFLGQYPAPGFSHHDLIYLSYTLKPPKSLPKVLYRRCFGRMDVVKLCKDAATVEWELLTSARTIDEKIEIFNTAVTRLYDVHAPIRRVRRKRPPAPWMTEGVRIAMRRRDRAFAKFRRDRCDDNWALTTSVVI; encoded by the exons atgggcgatctcAACACCAATCTCCTTTCTCCCAGCTCACtccgttcctgtaaactcctagacatcattGAGTCCGCCAGTCTACATGTCCTACCACTAAATGCCACTCATCACAACACCGAAGGCGATGATACTTGGTTGGACCTAATGATCACGTCTGCTCCCACCCTTGTCTCATTTTTAGGTCAATACCCtgctcctggtttctctcatcacgaccTAATATATCTGTCCTACACCCTTAAACCTCCCAAATCCCTTCCCAAGGTTCTGTACAGGCGCTGTTTTGGGCGTATGGATGTAGTTAAATTGTGTAAGGACGCTGCTACCGTCGAGTGGGAGCTGCTAACGTCAGCCCGTACGATTGACGAAAAAATCGAAATTTTTAACACCGCTGTCACTAGGCTGTATGACGTCCACGCGCCAATCAGAAGAGTGAGACGGAAACGAccgcctgctccctggatgactgaGGGAGTTCGCATTGCCATGAGACGTAGGGATAGGGCATTTGCAAAGTTCCGTAGGGACCGCTGTGACGACAACTGG gcgctgacGACGTCAGTCGTCATATGA